Sequence from the Primulina huaijiensis isolate GDHJ02 chromosome 16, ASM1229523v2, whole genome shotgun sequence genome:
TTACTTTTATTTTTGTCATTTGATCCACGAGATCAGTggataaaaatataatgaaaatattattatttttaatttatttatgatattaGAACGATatcgttttaaaaattttctaccGGATTTTTTTGCCCCTAAAGAAGATATGCATGCCCCTTCGTCGTCACATGAATAAATTGATTGGGATTAATTTTCTAACTTTATTTGGTGATACAAAAAAAATGGCTTTTCTAAATCAATCACACCTAATCTATGGGCTAGCTATGCTCTAATATTTACAGTTGTAAAAGAGAAGTAGAAAAGTAGGAGTGGTCAaattaatgaataaataaataaaacttaaaaaagcTCAAACAGTTGAAAGGAGTGACAACAGAGAGGGAAAACGCACATGAAAATGGGCCCTTTCGAGGAGTGTGGGCCAGTATATCCACATGGCCCAAACCCAAACAAGACACTGTtcactttaaaaaaatagtttttaggaaagcccattaattttaaatataaagggTCGCATGCCTCCTCAAgacaactcaattgtgattccCATTAAGGCAAAATCTTCTTCCTTACGAAGAATGTTTGCACATTGATGTATATCTACTTGTTTCTCCATTTTCATTCAAGGAGCTCCAGTTTTACGCAGATTCCTTCAGGTATAATGGTTCGTTGGGTGTTCTAGATTTTGGTTTTTGATTCGTTCATTTATCTGTTTattcattctttttttatttgtttgagCGATAgatgatttattgcttttcttacgtctgttcttcgatttttttgatgaaattatGTTTGATGCAATTGAGTTGATTTTCTGCTCTACATTTCGTGCTTGAATCTTTCAGTACTGATTTGAATTTGGTTTCCTTTGAAACTGACATAATCTGCATGTCAGTTTCTTAATTTGCATTTGAGCTCTGCAGGATGACGTCATCAATGGTGTCGAGTCCTGCGGCGAGCTTCGAAATATCATCGACCAgaaggaagaggaagaagaaaatcGCAAGCCAAGAGATTAGTCTAAATCATCACGGTAATAATGATAATTTGCCTCAAACTTCCTTGGTTCAATGGAGATCCGATGCTCAGCAGCAGGTTTATTCTTCAAAACTGTTCCAAGCCATCCGCCAAGTCCAGCGTGGCGACTCGTCGGCTCCGAAGATGAACCGGGCGGTCCGGGAAGCCGCCGATCGAGTCCTAGCCGCCACAGCCCGGGGGAGGTCCAGGTGGAGCAGAGCCATGCTCACGAACCGGCTCAGGCTGAGGTTTCTCAAGAAGAACAACATCACCAAGCAACAGCGGAAGGTGGAGATGATGGCCTCCGGGAGCGGTGGGCCGCCGAGGAGATCCAAGGTGAACGTTACGCGGTTGAAATGGAAGAGTATGCAGACTGTTCAGCGCAAGGCACGGGTTCTCGGCGGATTGGTTCCTGGCTGCCGGAAACAGCCATTGCCGGTGGTTCTGGAGGAGGTTACTGACTATATAGCTGCGCTTGAAATGCAAGTGCGAGCTATGAGCGCATTAGCCTCCTTGCTTTCTGGCTCCGGCCCAACTGTTGCTAGTGGCGCGGTTGATGGTCCCGGCTCGAGCCGAACTCCAAGTATCTGATGATCGATGTTTCctacttatttgttattattaatttgtattatcattatttttagcAGAATATTGTAATGNATATCGAACTGGTGGAACTGAAACAGTCGAATCTCGAACTTGATATCTCGTTTTGAGATATTGCTGTCGAATGAACTATATGTAATTGACTTATATATATCTTTGTCGTTAAATAATGTTACCGTAGTTAAAACAAATAATGAGAGTTGCTGCTAATTAGGCACGAGGAATCAATGTTTCTTGATGTGGGTCACAAGAATCACACTTGAGCTTAATTTTAACACCATTCGGAAACATCTGGTTAAAATGTGTCGGATCAAGACCCGGCCCGAGATCGTTGTTCATTATTCCAAATGTGAAttatatgagaaaatatgtcaaaaaatatatagaatatatataaaaaaaagttagtaatctatttatatatataaaaacaaaatttttccctatattttaaaagttttcgccaaaaataatatgttataaaaaGAATGTTTATCAACATTAATGTTTTCACCAACCGcgttaaatatttgaaataaaagaaaataaatacagtattaaacataaattcttttcaatttttttttaaattcaaatttgaatatgatgtaatttgaaaatataaactataTTTAAGTATCTGCATTGGttatatcatttcatttaatttcgtCAAACTCGAGATTTTGTTCAAAATCTGAGATTTTGACGTCAGATGAGCTACAAATCATCGAAAAATTTCTTGTATTTCTATACAGTTAATGTGGGTGATTtttcttacaaaaaaaaatttgaccaaatctaaataatcatatatccataaaaatttgttatcgaaattcaaatattaatatatccTCGAATTCATGGAGATTAATATAACCCAAAAACTAAAGGCCGGGTTTAAACTCTTTCCTtttatgtttgaatttattttaaaatctataaaatctTTTGAAGTGGGATAGATCAAGTTAACGTCCAatagcatttcatcctcaaaacATCCTTGCGAGGGAATGAatctgttttaaaaaaatcaatatgcaCTGGGTTTGATGAGTCAATCGTATTTTACCTTAGCTTTTGAAAAATATGGTATATTAATACTATTAAAATACATTGTTAACTTAGTGgatctttcaaattttcggtgagatattaatattaatatacatTGTCATACATTGTTCTTATATANNNNNNNNNNNNNNNNNNNNNNNNNNNNNNNNNNNNNNNNNNNNNNNNNNNNNNNNNNNNNNNNNNNNNNNNNNNNNNNNNNNNNNNNNNNNNNNNNNNNNNNNNNNNNNNNNNNNNNNNNNNNNNNNNNNNNNNNNNNNNNNNNNNNNNNNNNNNNNNNNNNNNNNNNNNNNNNNNNNNNNNNNNNNNNNNNNNNNNNNNNNNTATATTATGAGTagattttttgtgagacggacttataaattaaatctttattCATGATACGGATCAATCAtaccatatttataataaaaacaataatacttttgagataaacaataatacttttttatgagTGACTCAAATAGAAGAtacatatcacaaaattgatatataaaatcgtcattatatatatgaattttcaaaaggTCACCATACATTGTTTATGCTTTTTCGAATTAAGGCCACAAATAGACATACAAATTGTAAGTCATGGAGCCCCGAAAACGATGCATGAATATAAGAATGCACCAAGTGTTGGCGAGGCATGTGGGCTAAAATGGAATAATTCCAAGTTGTAGAAGGCAAAATAGTTGAGAATATGGACCTAATTTACCCATTTTATCGAGAAATGATTAAACTCCCCATGGATTAAAGTTAAACATCAACGAGATATGCAAAGATTTACAAAAGGGAGCATCCGATTTCCACGTACAGTTCGGTCACCAGGAAAGCCCGAAAAATCCGTATTATAAGGTAATATTATgtcaaaaattctaaaaatataaacgaaaacttaattttataaataaaatattcgatttttttaaaaaaaattattaaatataataaacgtAATTGTAGGTATCCGAACATATATATCCAGGTTACGACGCCGGGCCAGTTCTGTTAGAAAACCCTTGGTCCTTCCCCTCTACTTGTTGAGTGGAAGCAAGGGACAAGGGACAAGGGACAAGGGACAAGGGATGGATCACTAAAACCCATTTTTATTTCAAGCTTTTCACGACTCACTTTTATAGTAAACTGCATTTCAATAACACACATTCGATTTAAACAGGATTTCAAATGATATTCGTCTTGAACTAAGTAAATATAATGAAAGAGTTTGTAAATAACAATATAACAGATGATCTTCAGGATCTGATAGATCTTTTTAGTGTGTAATGATTTTTTGTAGATTTTCAGTATAATAAGCTAGAAGGTGTGAgtgatttttcaataaatagaGACATTATTGGTTCTATATAATTTCATTCTTAGTTTGGTTTACTGATATTTCTACTTAAGTGTATGTTCTGATTTTCCTTAAGCTGAATACTGCTTCTGGTTTTACTTGTGCAAAATACTGCTTCTGGTTTTCCATTTTTCTCAAGAGTTTTCCTTAATTAGCAGCACAACACCACAATTAAAAGTATCTTTATATGTACTcgacatgatttatttttttaaaaaaagaaatattttagaaTCCATCTtagtgtgttaaaaataaattacattgaGTAATGCGAACTCCATATCACATCCCGGGGCTAGGCATGTTGATATCcaacattgtttaacaatttaatatcgaaaactataaacccaaaaataaatatacaatcaaaacagtctttttcataaataaacatCGTCTTTACAAAACATAAGTCAAAATAGATGAAGTGCAGAAGCGATTACAATTGAATTTAAACAACATAACTAAAAGAGAACTTTGGGGATTGATCAACGGCCCCATAACATCTCTTAATTCTCATCGTCTAGTTGTTCTTTGTTCTTATCTGAGGAGAAAGAGTAAGTGGTGagtattttataaaatactCAGTAGGTGGAGGGTGATCGATTATAATGAATAAAaaagatacatatatattatactaTTTGAAAAATAAGCATGTCAATTATAAGTCATAACATAACTTTACAAATGAcaatgaaatcataatattttccaTGGTTAACTGATGATCTCCTAATTTTTAATCTTCTAAGTGACATTCCATGttaattgttattatattcCACCGTATTAGGGCCATGacaaaatttatcaaatatcaaaaattCCTTTACCATTTCAAATGCAAATTATAAAAATTCGTTAAATAAGTTCAAACATGCTTTCTAATGTAATGATCAATATCGAAGCGAAGAAATCGTTTATCcaattgaacaaatatatcATGTCGATCGAATTTTCAAACATAtacttatataatttaaaaacataagcccacttacttggTTAATGCCTAAAAAACTAAAAGGAATTAACTGGAAATGATCGAACTCAAAGGCTACCGAATGACTAAAAAATGGGCAAAACACCCTAGAACTTGGGCCGAACTTTGCTCACACTTGGACAAAACCTTGGTGCTCGGATTGATGCTGCCTTTTTTGCTCGAAAATGGACAGAAATTTGCCGCTACAAAGCTTAAAAAATCTGGCTGCTAGTTGCTCGAAATATAGAGTGCTTTAGTGTTTTGGTGTTGCTTTCCTTGAGCCTTGAGCCTCTATTTATATGTAAAGAGATATGAATCTGAATAGCCAAGGTTTAAGGCAATTAACCATATTCATCTTTAAGGTCTTATATCAGCCTTTATGTTGGCTTTTACATGGCTGAATCATTATGTGCTCAAAACAACCTTAGTTTTGAGTGTAATGACTATTAAAGTTGGTTGCAATGGCTGTTACGTTCTTGCACATGatgcaatttcaaaaattgaaatCCAATATGAGAAATTGTGGTTTGAATTcacatgtatatgtatgtatatttggTCTAGGCTTGGCTTAAATTCACGGTCTTCACATCTCTCCTtctttattgaaagtttcgtcctcgaaactcaTGTTGGCTTGATCTTCAAAGAGTTACGGGTATTGCTTGCACACATTCTCTTCGATTTTTCATGTAGCTTTTCTTTCAATGTGATTGGATCATTGCCCTTTGACGTATGAGATGGTACGTCGTCTCAATAATTGGTCTTTTGTATCCAAGATTTGAATTGAACTTCTTCTTACATTTGGTCTTCATTCATGTTCCTTTCATTAAGATTGGTCCCTTTCAAGAATATGGTTTGGATCCAAAATATATCTTCTTAGTTGAAAAACATGGAAGACAGTGAGGATCCTAGACATATCTAGTTGTAATGCTAGTCTTTATGCCAATGTTACAACcttttctaaaatttcaaaaggtCCTACGTATCTGAGATTCATTTTTCCCATATTTACTTAATCAAACGACTTCTTTCATTTGTGAGACCTTTACGTAATCtttttctcaaatttcaaattccacTAGCCTTCTCTTTAGGTCAGCCCAACTTTTTTGTTAGTCTTGAGTAGCcttgaggttttttttttagttttttttttatttttataatagcTACTTTGTCTATTGTTGTTTGGATCAATTCGGACAGTTATggatctctcccctacttcatcccagtataATGGTGATCGACACTTTTCCTCCATACAAGGCCTCGTACGGAGCCATTTCAACGATGTTGTGATAACTGTTATTGTAAGCAAGCTCAATTAAAGGTAAACTGATCGCGCAATTTCCACTGAAATCTATGACACATGTTATCAGCATATCTTCAAGGGTTTGTATCTTCTTCTTTGTTTGGTCGTCAGTTTGTGGGTGATAGGCTGTACTAAGACTAACTTTAGTTCCCATAATTTTTTGAAAGATCTTCCAGAAACGAGATACAAATCTTTTATctctttttcgaaaatattcttGTTGTAACTCCATGTAATCACATAATATTATCCATTTACAGGGTAACCAACTTTTCCGGATAGTAATTTATCCAGACAGGTATGAAATGTGTAGATTTTGAGTCTATCCACGATTATCCATGTTCCATCATGATTATTTCTAGACTTTGGTAAAATACTATAAAGTCCATGAAAATATGCTTCCATTTCCATTCCATGATTTATCGTCCATCAGGTCATTGATATTCAACTTTGACATGTTGACAGACTTGACATCTAGAGACGAATTCTGCCACATATTTCTTCATTCTACCCATCAGAAATTTTTCTTCAAGtctttatacatatttttattgttagggtaaactaaaaattttgattcatgtacttattaaattatttattgtcAAATTTTATCAATGTCTGGTACACACAATCATTACTTCATCCACAAGACTCATTTGTCATCTTTTTGCAGATCTTGTGACTTCACTTATTTGACTAGTTCTTTAAGTTTCCTCAAAGTAGGATTTCGATCTTGATTTAGCTTAACGGTTTCTCGAAGGCATGGTTGTGTAGAGAGAAAGGATAGGGTCACCTTGCCAATTTTTTTCTGACTCAAAGTGCAACCACCATGTTTGCTTTACCTGAAAGGTATCTTATCGTTAAGTCGTAGTCCTTCAAGAATTAAATTCACCACTTTTGTCTCATGTTTAACTCTTTTTGTGAGAACTTATACTTGAGGTTTTGAAAATCAATGAATATTTTACACTTGGTGCCGTTGAGGTAATGTCCATATTTTTAGTGAAAAGACAATTGcagctagctcgaggtcatgattAAGATAGTTTttctcgtatggttttaattgCCTTGACACATCCTACGCAATTACTGGTGTTGATGTCAATCCGGTTGGCTCTGCACAAAGTCAGCTAAAGTTACATACTAATGTAGATATTCATTCTTTTGATTCTTTTTCTGTTCTAGATACCGCTGAAGCCATTTCTGCCTCCACCTCACATGAAAAGATGCAGATGGGGCCTCTACCGGATGTGCTCTTAACTTCTGTTGTTGAATTGGTCAAATCTCTTTCGCAATTTGAAATTTTACTAGCATGTACACCACTCAATATGGAAACAACTCAGAGCGCAGCTCATGGAGAAGCACAAAAAGAAGAGACACTTCAAGAGATATAAATTCCTAATTGCTCAAAACCCAGTTCTGTTAGAGGCCCCATCTACATCTCTTATGCAACTCTCTATGTTAAAATCACTCAAACTCATAATAATCTTGAAGCCCAGTTTTGTAATCAACCATTGATAGCTAGTTGTTAGAAATTTTAGATTATATATAGCATGGTGATTCCAAAATAGGGAAAATGCTGGAAGCAGAAAGAATCTAAGAAGAAACATGATGAAGCCAAGAGAAAGGATGAGGAAGATATGAGGAGAAACATTCAACAACATCACTACAAGAGCAGAGATGGAGGTGATGGTTGTGGTAGTACATGAGGTAGTGGAAGTAATAGCCGGTTCAAGCATTAGTATAGGTTTTCAGTAGGTGTAATAGACTTTTACTGTTTTTACTTTGTAAAAATGTCGTTTTATTACCTTAATGAAATACATTGCATTTTCTCATATCTTGTTCATATTATTATAATGCATTCTTGAGTTTGGGGCTTAGTTttgttatcataaaaaaaaaagaaattgttAGATTGTAATTCCTTAATTTGACGATAAGAAACAATGGTTAACTGTTATTGTTAGGATTGGTTGGGGGATCATCGTTGAGCTataatagctcggttcttgaaatatcgaacactgatgaattaaatcgagtttggttttaaaaccaagtggaagacactcgaaataatccttcgtacaaaccgattaaatattttttaaagcattgaaaatatatgcaagttgaatgagtaaaaatattttagttgaagcattttataaaacactttgtatgcaatattttggaatttgaagaacacataaaatgcttcaacaatgcatcttcaaaacagtggaaataataagtaaatgcaataaacaaccAGACACgcatttgtttatggatgttcggagacttcaaatgctcatacgtcacccattcttcctcttgggaaggattcactagaagactttgatttatacaaatctttatacaaactcactcagcttaggacttacactactgcctaactgaactcctagctctcaagattgtaggtgatttgtagatcattgtcttatctttccaacgcatactgaatcactTCATACcaataaccgagctgagagatatgaccaaaatatcaCAACTGCTCATACCAatctgattgctgttttcgtgcaatcagtttggtaattcagcgatAAGTTAGACgttgataacatccgattttgtcCAACTAatgtgaaatacgacttgtttgaaattgaattttctaATCATTTAAGTTAGCGGATtatcatttgaatcatccagttgagagatatcatcaaaataccaaagcttgccagaaattctgtttgtgcagaattcagtttcag
This genomic interval carries:
- the LOC140961757 gene encoding transcription factor bHLH148-like — translated: MTSSMVSSPAASFEISSTRRKRKKKIASQEISLNHHGNNDNLPQTSLVQWRSDAQQQVYSSKLFQAIRQVQRGDSSAPKMNRAVREAADRVLAATARGRSRWSRAMLTNRLRLRFLKKNNITKQQRKVEMMASGSGGPPRRSKVNVTRLKWKSMQTVQRKARVLGGLVPGCRKQPLPVVLEEVTDYIAALEMQVRAMSALASLLSGSGPTVASGAVDGPGSSRTPSI